From a single Lolium rigidum isolate FL_2022 chromosome 7, APGP_CSIRO_Lrig_0.1, whole genome shotgun sequence genomic region:
- the LOC124673184 gene encoding transcription factor bHLH149-like, translated as MASSSSSTIPAAADERDRKRKRAGGEEPETDDVAGRRRQQAPSRWRTRREHEIYSSKLLDALRLVRAGRGPSAAREVRQAADRALAVAARGRSRWSRAVLLLASRSRARAHRVRLSSRAPAPQPQGRRPSTTDAPSSSGSSSSSAPALARKAQELGRLVPGCRKLPFPALLSEASDYIAALEMQVRAMAALAQALASVAPPSPSPS; from the coding sequence atggcgtcctcctcctcgtccacgaTCCCCGCGGCGGCAGACGAGCGGGACCGCAAGCGCAAGCGGGCCGGCGGCGAGGAGCCGGAGACGGATGAtgtggcggggcggcggcggcagcaggcgCCGTCCAGGTGGCGGACGCGGCGGGAGCACGAGATCTACTCCAGCAAGCTGCTCGACGCGCTGCGCCTCGTGCGCGCCGGGAGGGGCCCGTCCGCGGCGCGCGAGGTGCGCCAGGCCGCCGACcgcgcgctcgccgtcgccgccagggGGCGGTCGCGGTGGAGCCGCGCCGTGCTGCTGCTCGCCTCCCGCAGCCGCGCCCGCGCGCACCGCGTGCGTCTCAGCTCCCGGGCGCCGGCGCCGCAACCGCAGGGACGGCGTCCGTCGACGACGGACGCGCCATCCTCCTCTGGCTCGAGCTCCTCAAGCGCGCCGGCGCTGGCGAGGAAGGCGCAGGAGCTGGGCCGGCTGGTGCCCGGGTGCCGGAAGCTGCCCTTCCCGGCGCTGCTCTCCGAGGCGTCCGACTACATCGCCGCGCTCGAGATGCAGGTTCGCGCCATGGCCGCGCTCGCGCAGGCCCTCGCCTCCGTCGCTcccccatcgccgtcgccgtcgtga